CAAATGCTGCTTACCACAAAGCACCCTTATAGGGAGATAAAGAAGACATGTTAATGTTACATCAGTCGCGCATGTTTCTAATTGGGCTACTTACGTTGCTGTTAAGTTTTACCCTCAAGCTTGAATCTGTACTATCAGCTGAGGTGTGGCACTACATTAGCGGAACTACCTATTATGATCTTGCAATGAGAGCCAATGGCTCCAGTTTTAGTGTTGATTTATATGTCGATGGAAAAGGGGAGCCAGTGACAGGAGGAACTATAAACTTCTCCTACGATGGAGATAGGCAAAATTATTTACAGCAGAACAACGAGCTAGCGATAAATAGTAACAACTACTCAACATCTTATCCTATTCCTGCATCTCCTGGATTTCCTGGGCAAGCATTAGTTGGGACTATTACCTTTGTTGTCGTAGCTGGACTTTGGGATACGAATTCCGATTTCAAAGTGATAAGTGCAACTTTGACGAGAACAGGAGGCTTCATCTCTAACACCGTTCGACCCTATGGAACGGATGTATATCCTCCTAACACGGATCCAGTCTGTCGTGTCGATTGCTAGCTAGAGGTTGTATTGTCGACTACGTTGAGCAATCCGGATTTGGTATTACAACCGGAACAGCAGTCGAGCTCAAATATCTGCAACTACTCAACCTACGCCAGGAGCTTCCTAAAGGGATCATTTGCGGAAACGATCTGAGAATCGCGCACGGCCTGGCAAGCTTTTGGGCCGTGCGCGCCCGGACTTTTCGCAGTTCCCGGCGACCGCCTACTCCGCACCGACCATCAGCACATTCTCAGTCGCCTTCAGCGGCGTTTCTCCAGCCGCTCCAGCTTCGTCATCGTCCACGTCGAGCGCTCCCAGATCTGGTGCAAGTAGTTGTTTTGCAGATTCGACATCTTGGGAGGCACCAGCTGCAGCAGCCCCACCGTCAGCAGCGCACCGCACACACCGCCCGCCGCCGCCAGCCCCACCGCCCGCCAATCAAAGCTCCATTCCCCAGTCTCGTTCCGGCTCAGGGCGAGTTCGACGCGCGCGGCCAGGTGGCTCTGTTCCGTCTGCAAGCTTTGCAATTTCCGGTTCAGCGCCCTCATCTCCCCGCCCAGCTCCGTGAGCGTGCTCGACAGACCCGACACCGGGCTTAAGTCCACCGCCGGCGCTCGCCGCCGGGCGATCGACTGCTCGATTGCCTCCAAGCGCTGCGGCAACTTTTCCAAGGCGCTCGTCAAGGTCTCCAGCTGCCGCTGCTGGACGCTCCCCTGCTCCTGCAGAGCTGCCAGGCCCGCGCTCAACTCCTCCAGCTTCGCCGTGCCGGGCGGCGGCAGCTGCGCCGCGGCCCGCCGACGCAACTCGTCGAGCCTCCCATTCGAGCTGCCGTTCTCGCTCGGCGAGCCGTTCTCTAAGCCGTCGGTAGCCATAATCCCTGCCTATGCGGTTGCCTTGAAACGCCCTCTGCATGCCTCCCGGCCAATCCATCAGACCGTAGCTCAGCCCGGAAAGTTCACCCCCCGCACCCGGGCGGCCGCGCACTTCCACGCCCGCTTCCGAAAGCCGACCGGCCAGGTCTTCCACCGTCCCGTCCCCCGTGTCGATCGCCCGGTCGATCGCCGCAGCTATCACCAGTTTCGGCGGCAGCACCCCCTCGCCCGTTTGCGCAGCCAGACGCTCCGCCAGCTCCAGCTCCGCGCGCTTCACCCGCGGCCCGGCCGGACATCGCGCGTCGAACTCCCGGATCGACGGCACCGTCTGCAAACAATACTCCTCTTCCAACTGACGCAGTGCCGCGTCGTTGCGCGCGTAGTCGTGCGCATCGTTCACCACGCCGCCGTCGAGGCGCACGCGGCTGGCCACGATGTGGCAGTGTTCGTGAGCGGTGTCGGAGTGGCGGGCGATCACCCACTGCGCCGGGGCCTGCGCCTCCGACAAAAAACCCATCTTGCGCAGGTACCCCTCGGCCAGCTCGCACCATTCCTGATCGCCCAGGTGCTCTCCCGGGGCCAGGCTCAACGAGACGTGCGCCACCGCCTTATTTAGCCCCGGACGCAACTGACGGGACACCCCGAATTCCGTCGCCAACTCCCGCGGCGTCCGACCGAACATGTTGCCGCCTATCAGCTGCGCGCCTTCCTTTTTCAGCACGTAGTCCAGACAGCCACGGAAGCCACGACCTTTACTCAGCTTGCCGATCATTCCCGACCACCTCCGCACCGACCCGCGACAACAACCGCGACACACTTTGCACGTCTTCCGCAGATATCTCCAGCCGTTCACCGGCCTTCACCGCCGTGTTGATCGCCCGGGCCAACTGGTTGAGGTTCACGCCGATC
This is a stretch of genomic DNA from Gloeobacter morelensis MG652769. It encodes these proteins:
- a CDS encoding relaxase/mobilization nuclease domain-containing protein, with the translated sequence MLKKEGAQLIGGNMFGRTPRELATEFGVSRQLRPGLNKAVAHVSLSLAPGEHLGDQEWCELAEGYLRKMGFLSEAQAPAQWVIARHSDTAHEHCHIVASRVRLDGGVVNDAHDYARNDAALRQLEEEYCLQTVPSIREFDARCPAGPRVKRAELELAERLAAQTGEGVLPPKLVIAAAIDRAIDTGDGTVEDLAGRLSEAGVEVRGRPGAGGELSGLSYGLMDWPGGMQRAFQGNRIGRDYGYRRLRERLAERERQLEWEARRVASAGRGAAAAARHGEAGGVERGPGSSAGAGERPAAAAGDLDERLGKVAAALGGNRAVDRPAASAGGGLKPGVGSVEHAHGAGRGDEGAEPEIAKLADGTEPPGRARRTRPEPERDWGMEL